One window of the Methyloceanibacter stevinii genome contains the following:
- the tsf gene encoding translation elongation factor Ts: MATITAAMVKELREKTGAGMMDCKSALNENDGDMEAAVDWLRAKGLAKAAKKAGRVAAEALIGIAETDTEAALVEVNSETDFVARNPTFQEMVTAISNSAVKAKGDIEKLGAEAYNGGSSVAETLKEMVGSIGENMTLRRTAYLDAGKGVVASYMHNQAAPGLGKIGVIVALESTGDAETVRGFGKQVAMHIAATNPQAIDTDSLDQDLVERERTVLTEQAKESGKPDNVIEKMVEGRLRKFYEEVVLLKQPFVHDPDNTVAKAMEAVGKDAGAPVKIVGFYRFALGEGIEKDEGDFAAEVAAAASGA, encoded by the coding sequence ATGGCGACGATTACTGCGGCCATGGTCAAGGAGCTCCGCGAGAAGACCGGCGCGGGCATGATGGATTGTAAGTCGGCCCTGAACGAGAACGACGGCGACATGGAAGCCGCCGTCGATTGGCTTCGTGCCAAAGGCCTCGCCAAGGCGGCGAAGAAGGCCGGCCGTGTCGCCGCAGAAGCCCTGATCGGCATCGCGGAGACAGATACGGAAGCGGCCCTCGTTGAAGTCAATTCCGAGACCGACTTCGTGGCCCGGAACCCGACCTTCCAGGAAATGGTCACCGCCATCTCCAACTCGGCTGTGAAAGCAAAGGGCGACATCGAGAAGCTCGGCGCGGAAGCCTACAATGGCGGCAGCTCGGTCGCCGAAACGCTGAAAGAAATGGTCGGCTCGATCGGCGAGAACATGACCCTGCGCCGGACGGCCTATTTGGACGCCGGCAAGGGCGTGGTTGCGAGCTACATGCATAACCAGGCCGCGCCGGGTCTCGGCAAGATCGGCGTAATCGTCGCTCTGGAGTCGACCGGCGATGCGGAGACCGTGAGGGGCTTCGGCAAGCAGGTCGCCATGCACATCGCGGCGACGAACCCGCAAGCCATCGACACGGACAGCCTGGACCAGGATCTGGTCGAGCGCGAGCGTACCGTCCTCACCGAGCAGGCAAAAGAATCCGGCAAGCCGGACAACGTCATCGAGAAGATGGTCGAGGGCCGCTTGCGGAAGTTCTACGAGGAAGTGGTCCTGCTCAAGCAGCCCTTCGTGCACGATCCGGACAACACGGTTGCCAAGGCCATGGAGGCCGTCGGCAAGGATGCGGGCGCACCCGTCAAGATCGTCGGATTCTACCGGTTTGCCCTGGGCGAAGGCATCGAGAAGGATGAAGGCGACTTCGCCGCGGAGGTTGCCGCCGCTGCCTCGGGCGCATAG
- the frr gene encoding ribosome recycling factor, translating into MSDFDLDEIERRMRGALSSLKHEFSGLRTGRASASLLDPVMVSAYGNPMPLNQVATVNVPEARMITVQVWDKGQVPAVEKAIRESDLGLNPVVEGQLLRLPIPELNEERRQELAKVAHKYAEQGRIAVRNVRRDGMEHLKKAEKDGDMGKDEHHALANKVQDLTDKVIKEIDESLATKEAEIMQV; encoded by the coding sequence ATGTCCGACTTTGACTTGGATGAAATCGAACGGAGAATGCGCGGCGCGCTGAGCTCTCTAAAACACGAGTTCAGCGGGCTGCGCACCGGCCGCGCCAGCGCCAGCCTGTTGGATCCGGTGATGGTGTCCGCCTATGGAAACCCGATGCCGCTGAACCAGGTGGCGACCGTCAACGTTCCTGAAGCACGGATGATCACCGTGCAGGTCTGGGACAAGGGACAGGTACCAGCGGTTGAAAAAGCCATCCGCGAATCCGATTTGGGATTGAACCCGGTTGTCGAAGGCCAGCTCTTGCGCCTGCCGATCCCCGAGCTCAACGAGGAGCGGCGGCAGGAACTGGCGAAGGTCGCTCACAAATATGCGGAGCAAGGACGGATTGCCGTGCGCAACGTGCGCCGGGACGGCATGGAGCATTTGAAGAAGGCCGAGAAGGACGGCGACATGGGCAAGGACGAACACCATGCGCTGGCCAACAAGGTTCAGGATTTGACCGACAAGGTCATCAAGGAGATCGACGAGTCGCTCGCCACGAAGGAAGCGGAGATCATGCAGGTCTGA